In Hydractinia symbiolongicarpus strain clone_291-10 chromosome 15, HSymV2.1, whole genome shotgun sequence, one DNA window encodes the following:
- the LOC130628719 gene encoding ras-like protein rasU, with amino-acid sequence MPFSFLRRKKKRVSIPYETDVGRRVSSLGVCNHGEIRFLCTGVAGVGKSEICRKYVGSQSEELEHLEQVFGTSVFVTVDGILRQYDLEIFDVNLNDIESNIAHYKKRITTCDGFALVYSKENKASYMKLVNLLSDIQHFTNGNMPIIVIGTSSEDEDRRFHKSKGDTLKLKQNHFEIIGQNNEKIHNAFQCLLDQCVARKDSRSK; translated from the coding sequence ATGCCGTTCTCATTCCTTCGAAGAAAGAAGAAACGGGTTAGCATACCTTATGAAACTGATGTTGGACGTAGAGTAAGTAGTCTGGGTGTGTGCAACCACGGTGAAATAAGGTTTTTGTGCACAGGAGTTGCGGGGGTCGGGAAGTCGGAGATATGCCGAAAATATGTTGGAAGTCAGTCGGAAGAACTGGAACATTTAGAACAAGTATTTGGCACGAGTGTTTTCGTCACCGTCGATGGAATTTTACGACAATATGATTTAGAAATATTTGACGTTAATTTAAACGACATCGAATCAAACATTGCGCACTATAAAAAACGAATAACAACATGCGATGGGTTCGCGTTGGTTTactcaaaagaaaacaaagccaGTTATATGAAACTTGTGAATCTGTTGTCCGACATTCAACATTTCACCAATGGCAACATGCCGATTATCGTCATCGGAACGTCATCTGAAGATGAAGACAGACGATTTCATAAAAGCAAAGGCGATACTTTAAAACTGAAACAAAACCACTTTGAGATCATTGGACAGAATAATGAAAAGATCCACAATGCATTTCAATGTTTACTTGATCAATGTGTTGCCAGGAAGGACAGCcgatctaaataa
- the LOC130628824 gene encoding uncharacterized protein LOC130628824 produces the protein MSILDHNFNYNIKEYSNEDLPVGKFFWFSGYEHSEKQNNILDELNDNQHFYSEEQFVTPYVEQNSTNDNHNPQINGFNDTGYNNTRENNTEYDNADEIGYDDTGYDDIDKIEYNDTRYNNPGYDKTDETGYNNTRFDDTEYNENLSRSEHFQNGRYFKLNDSVPDSDEEVVVGVKLNDVNTQPDFVDEFFRSNSNNFEGCDADNELEDDYSGGTWFGFAGRQRRAQSMENLLAEETMKKINLTEQFEMLDQLVLESFDDLEVDLPEGESKDIVEEEIIIQEQRNAEEALPEFPIHDVSFEREESIDGNREARLTPIEMSEGKQTVLDEFIEEVFHPQIVSSNNDEISYEPIRNKNKHREIKNNEDTTDEPIQRTFVHSKKSSESNAPSLRSKTSIRITSKPKTKKLSESESVVSRDHREVKVFYQLKKSDSGDSMYKKIENKKEDKNLEDNGSDFIDANLMQKQESEEVLVADDNALQYSEPTSSTIPHSLKRQNHVASISSVSRDDTSTGDLSSSEDERNVSLRRNRSFRRSIVIEDEEGMKRRRKSTGGTCVSVFFTPVSPTKNSNNDGCQQTICQQFKEVLTQLDHMVVSEANFGKDFEAVKKLHSLFWEAKEAENKKKKNSKTESLSSVLNYLVVQEWPKIILGCLRKLKSSYPHVFQECSNVENIIYYSGHMPSLLRMNRTSSEFAVSVLFDGLLKAAINFTDTHEASREASCEDNLIGYLLEDVVPQLHNVVWGKVTAREMFFKSICDLVYNCAKTASNASYLIEHDCVNVFTEMRDETFGVVDARKVNMTMLLTLSFLIDDNNYDIIIPREDSIIRLLQFLDKSLEHSEHTYHDFKAEELTNCLTCLAGHNANKVLIVENSGQEILHKLLKYAYNDSERIAACHALWNVAFSCEAKDILREMGKLMNLLRELKGSDNAILRRAASGILWECEEKYDIKGTREMSSAQPHHVMISYEYEAQPLVIGIRDELHRQGFKVWMNTDGEERSLQEIMTRGVERASVVIAAITRKYKQAPHTFAEIDYAYKLRKVIIPVIIDVDFVPDGWLNELIQCEKTFDFSRRSMFNGSLDALLEYINEITGPQGNSDATRTLSNRSSGRSRNADVLTWRNSDVIDWLKENQLIRSVNNTGRLQKLTGLHLLMFFDLKKESPDYYYSVLDSHLGFKDVLDTLEFTYALDRLLGSERLI, from the exons atgtctatACTAGATCACAATTTTAATTACAATATTAAAGAGTACTCTAATGAGGATTTACCTGTGGGAAAGTTCTTTTGGTTTTCCGGCTATGAGCATAGTGAAAAACAGAATAATATTTTGGATGAACTAAATGATAACCAGCATTTTTATTCAGAAGAACAGTTTGTGACTCCATATGTGGAACAAAATTCCACTAATGATAATCATAATCCTCAAATTAATGGATTTAATGACACTGGATACAACAACACAAGGGAGAACAATACTGAATATGATAACGCGGATGAGATTGGATATGATGACACGGGATATGATGACATTGATAAAATTGAATACAATGATACCAGGTACAACAACCCTGGATATGATAAGACTGATGAAACTGGATACAATAACACCAGATTCGATGATACTGAATACAATGAGAACTTGTCAAGATCAGAACATTTTCAAAATGgcagatattttaaattaaacgaTTCTGTCCCAGACTCGGATGAAGAAGTAGTTGTGGGCGTCAAACTTAATGATGTCAACACACAACCTGACTTTGTCGATGAATTTTTTCGAAGTAATTCCAACAATTTTGAAGGTTGTGATGCAGACAATGAGCTAGAAGATGATTATTCTGGTGGAACTTGGTTCGGATTTGCAGGGCGGCAACGTCGTGCACAATCCATGGAAAATCTTCTTGCTGAGGAAactatgaaaaaaattaatcttaCAGAACAGTTCGAAATGCTGGATCAGCTTGTTTTGGAATCTTTTGATGACCTTGAAGTTGACTTGCCAGAGGGCGAAAGTAAAGATATAGTTGAAGAAGAAATTATTATTCAAGAACAAAGAAACGCTGAGGAAGCTCTACCTGAATTTCCAATACATGATGTTAGCTTTGAACGTGAAGAATCTATTGACGGAAATCGTGAAGCAAGGTTAACTCCTATCGAAATGTCAGAAGGAAAACAAACAGTTTTAGATGAATTTATTGAGGAGGTATTTCATCCACAAATCGTTTCTTCTAATAATGATGAAATATCGTATGAACCAATACGAAACAAGAATAAACAtcgtgaaataaaaaacaatgaagATACTACTGATGAACCAATACAACGAACATTTGTTCATTCTAAAAAGTCAAGTGAGTCAAACGCTCCTTCTCTCAGATCTAAAACGAGTATTAGGATCAcaagtaaaccaaaaacaaaaaaattaagtgaaAGTGAAAGTGTGGTGTCACGTGACCATCGTGAAGTGAAAGTGTTCTATCAGTTGAAGAAATCAGATTCTGGTGACTCtatgtacaaaaaaattgagaataaaaaagaagataaaaatttgGAAGATAACGGCAGTGACTTTATCGATGCTAATTTGATGCAAAAACAGGAGTCAGAAGAAGTTTTAGTAGCCGACGATAATGCTCTGCAATACAGCGAACCTACATCAAGTACGATTCCCCACTCATTGAAACGCCAAAATCATGTCGCTTCAATATCAAGTGTGTCAAGAGATGACACCAGTACTGGAGATCTAAGCTCTAGTGAAGATGAACGAAATGTTTCACTGCGCAGAAATAGAAGTTTTCGTAGAAGTATTGTGATTGAAGATGAAGAAGGGATGAAGCGAAGAAGGAAGTCGACTGGTGGAACTTGTGTGAGCGTCTTTTTTACGCCAGTCAGTCCTACGAAGAATAGTAATAATGACGGTTGTCAGCAAACAATTTGTCAACAATTTAAAGAAGTTCTCACTCAGCTTGATCACATGGTGGTAAGTGAAGCAAACTTTGGTAAAGACTTTGAAGCTGTGAAAAAGCTGCATTCGTTGTTTTGGGAAGCTAAAGAAGCAGAgaataaaaagaagaagaacagCAAAACCGAAAGTTTGTCATCTGTCCTCAACTATTTAGTCGTGCAAGAATGGCCTAAAATAATACTAGGGTGTTTGCGAAAGTTGAAATCAAGTTATCCACATGTATTTCAAGAATGTTCTAATGTTGAG aatatcATTTACTACAGTGGTCATATGCCATCTTTATTGCGAATGAACCGCACCAGTTCAGAGTTTGCGGTTTCTGTTCTATTCGATGGTTTGTTGAAAGCTGCCATCAACTTCACTGATACCCATGAAGCAAGTCGAGAAGCGAGTTGTGAAGATAATTTGATCGGCTATTTGTTGGAAGATGTTGTTCCACAACTTCATAATGTTGTGTGGGGAAAA gttACTGCCAGAGAAATGTTTTTCAAATCTATCTGTGATCTTGTTTACAATTGTGCAAAGACTGCGAGTAACGCGTCATATCTGATCGAGCATGATTGCGTTAATGTTTTCACTGAGATGCGTGACGAAACATTCGGTGTAGTGGACGCACGAAAAGTTAACATGACAATGTTGTTGACGCTATCATTCTTGATTGATGACAACAATTATGACATCATTATACCCAGAGAAG ACTCGATTATTCGTCTTCTTCAATTTTTGGACAAGTCTCTGGAACACTCTGAACACACATACCATGATTTTAAAGCAGAGGAACTCACTAATTGTTTAACCTGTTTAGCTGGCCACAACGCTAACAAAGTATTG ATCGTGGAAAACAGTGGTCAAGAAATACTGCACAAACTTTTGAAGTATGCGTACAACGACAGTGAACGAATTGCAGCTTGTCATGCACTATGGAACGTGGCTTTTAGTTGTGAAGCAAAAGATATACTTCGAGAGATGGGAAAACTCATGAATCTCTTAAGAGAGTTAAAG ggATCAGATAATGCTATTCTAAGGAGAGCTGCGAGTGGAATTTTATGGGAGTGCGAGGAGAAATACGACATAAAAG GTACGAGGGAAATGTCTTCAGCGCAACCACATCACGTGATGATAAGTTATGAATATGAGGCTCAACCACTTGTGATCGGCATTCGCGATGAACTGCATAGACAAGGTTTTAAAGTTTGGATGAACACGGATGGCGAAGAAAGAAGTTTGCAAGAAATCATGACCAGGGGAGTGGAACGAGCTTCTGTTGTCATAGCAGCAATAACAAGAAAATACAAACAAGCACCTCATACTTTTGCAG AAATCGACTATGCCTACAAACTTCGAAAAGTCATCATTCCAGTTATTATAGATGTCGACTTTGTACCCGACGGTTGGTTAAATGAACTTATTCAGTGTGAAAAAACTTTCGATTTTTCGCGAAGATCGATGTTCAATGGGAGCTTGGATGCTCTGCTTGAATACATCAACGAAATTACCGGACCGCAAGGGAACAGTGATGCCACACGCACATTGTCGAATAGAA GTAGTGGTAGAAGTCGAAATGCTGATGTGCTCACCTGGCGCAACTCTGACGTTATTGATTGGTTAAAAGAAAATCAACTTATACG GTCTGTTAACAACACGGGGCGGTTACAAAAGCTGACTGGATTGCatcttttgatgttttttgatcTCAAAAAAGAG AGTCCGGATTACTATTACTCAGTTTTGGATTCACACCTCGGTTTTAAAGACGTACTCGATACGCTTGAGTTCACTTACGCATTAGATCGATTGCTGGGAAGTGAACGCTTGATATAA
- the LOC130628830 gene encoding outer mitochondrial transmembrane helix translocase-like isoform X1: MTNKPSSGQIAAIGVELFLFTVISFYGIKWLAKILDPTSKQKESAKKQASFHAEKITKSLGINNLTELSEYEVSIAALLVDPLNLPISWNNIGGLESVICEIKESVILPFQRRALFSSSTLLSAPKGVLLYGPPGCGKTMIAKATAKQAGCRFINLEVSSLTDKWYGESQKLASAVFSLASKIQPCIIFIDEIDSFLRARESHDNEATAMMKAQFMSLWDGLLSEESVDVIIMAATNRPQDIDRAILRRLPCRFHIGLPQVTQRMEILQIILQGEDMADDVDLTQVANHTEGYSGCDLKELCRLAALQCLRRQVVENDDSQSSCEVLQPIKMSDFLNAYERMKTNDLMLPKLSS; the protein is encoded by the exons atgacaaataaACCATCTAGTGGACAAATTGCAGCAATTGGTGtggaattatttttgtttactgtTATTTCATTTTATGGCATCAAATGGCTGGCAAAGATATTGGATCCTACAAGTAAACAGAAAGAATCTGCCAAAAAACAGGCTAGTTTCCAT GCTGAAAAAATTACCAAAAGTCTTGGTATCAATAACTTAACAGAA TTGTCTGAATACGAAGTATCAATAGCAGCTTTGTTGGTCGATCCATTAAATCTTCCAATATCTTGGAACAATATTGGTGGACTGGAATCTGTTATATGTGAAATAAAG gaaTCTGTGATCCTTCCCTTTCAGAGAAGAGCTTTATTCTCTAGTTCCACATTGCTATCAGCGCCTAAAG gtGTGTTGCTGTATGGACCTCCAGGTTGTGGAAAAACAATGATCGCCAAAGCAACTGCCAAACAAGCAG GTTGTCGATTCATCAATTTGGAAGTTTCTTCACTCACAGACAAATGGTATGGCGAATCACAAAAGTTAGCAAGCGCAGTTTTTTCATtg GCTTCAAAAATTCAACcgtgtattatttttattgatgAAATAG ATTCATTTTTGCGAGCACGTGAATCACATGATAACGAGGCTACAGCAATGATGAAAGCTCAGTTTATGAGTTTATGGGATG GATTATTATCTGAAGAATCTGTAGACGTCATCATAATGGCAGCAACAAACAGGCCACAGGATATCGACCGTGCAATATTGCGAAGATTACCATGTAGATTCCATATCGGTCTTCCG caagTGACACAGAGGATGGAAATTCTTCAAATTATTCTTCAAGGTGAAGAT ATGGCTGATGATGTAGACCTAACCCAAGTTGCAAATCACACTGAAGGATACAGCGGTTGCGATTTAAAAGAATTGTGTCGATTAGCTGCATTACAATGTTTGAGACGACAAGTTGTAGAAAATGATGATTCACAAAG CTCATGCGAGGTGCTACAACCAATTAAAATGTCGGATTTTTTAAACGCATATGAAAGAATGAAAACAAACGATCTTATGTTACCAAAGTTGTCATCATGA
- the LOC130628830 gene encoding outer mitochondrial transmembrane helix translocase-like isoform X2, producing MTNKPSSGQIAAIGVELFLFTVISFYGIKWLAKILDPTSKQKESAKKQAEKITKSLGINNLTELSEYEVSIAALLVDPLNLPISWNNIGGLESVICEIKESVILPFQRRALFSSSTLLSAPKGVLLYGPPGCGKTMIAKATAKQAGCRFINLEVSSLTDKWYGESQKLASAVFSLASKIQPCIIFIDEIDSFLRARESHDNEATAMMKAQFMSLWDGLLSEESVDVIIMAATNRPQDIDRAILRRLPCRFHIGLPQVTQRMEILQIILQGEDMADDVDLTQVANHTEGYSGCDLKELCRLAALQCLRRQVVENDDSQSSCEVLQPIKMSDFLNAYERMKTNDLMLPKLSS from the exons atgacaaataaACCATCTAGTGGACAAATTGCAGCAATTGGTGtggaattatttttgtttactgtTATTTCATTTTATGGCATCAAATGGCTGGCAAAGATATTGGATCCTACAAGTAAACAGAAAGAATCTGCCAAAAAACAG GCTGAAAAAATTACCAAAAGTCTTGGTATCAATAACTTAACAGAA TTGTCTGAATACGAAGTATCAATAGCAGCTTTGTTGGTCGATCCATTAAATCTTCCAATATCTTGGAACAATATTGGTGGACTGGAATCTGTTATATGTGAAATAAAG gaaTCTGTGATCCTTCCCTTTCAGAGAAGAGCTTTATTCTCTAGTTCCACATTGCTATCAGCGCCTAAAG gtGTGTTGCTGTATGGACCTCCAGGTTGTGGAAAAACAATGATCGCCAAAGCAACTGCCAAACAAGCAG GTTGTCGATTCATCAATTTGGAAGTTTCTTCACTCACAGACAAATGGTATGGCGAATCACAAAAGTTAGCAAGCGCAGTTTTTTCATtg GCTTCAAAAATTCAACcgtgtattatttttattgatgAAATAG ATTCATTTTTGCGAGCACGTGAATCACATGATAACGAGGCTACAGCAATGATGAAAGCTCAGTTTATGAGTTTATGGGATG GATTATTATCTGAAGAATCTGTAGACGTCATCATAATGGCAGCAACAAACAGGCCACAGGATATCGACCGTGCAATATTGCGAAGATTACCATGTAGATTCCATATCGGTCTTCCG caagTGACACAGAGGATGGAAATTCTTCAAATTATTCTTCAAGGTGAAGAT ATGGCTGATGATGTAGACCTAACCCAAGTTGCAAATCACACTGAAGGATACAGCGGTTGCGATTTAAAAGAATTGTGTCGATTAGCTGCATTACAATGTTTGAGACGACAAGTTGTAGAAAATGATGATTCACAAAG CTCATGCGAGGTGCTACAACCAATTAAAATGTCGGATTTTTTAAACGCATATGAAAGAATGAAAACAAACGATCTTATGTTACCAAAGTTGTCATCATGA
- the LOC130628831 gene encoding 40S ribosomal protein S14 → MAPRKGKVQKEEQVISLGPQVADGENVFGVAHIFASFNDTFVHVTDLSGKETIARVTGGMKVKADRDESSPYAAMLAAQDVAVRCKEIGITALHVKLRATGGNRTKTPGPGAQSALRALARSGMKIGRIEDVTPIPSDCTRRKGGRRGRRL, encoded by the exons ATGGCTCCACGAAAGGGAAAAGTACAAAAAGAAGAACAAGTCATTTCTCTGGGACCCCAG GTTGCTGATGGAGAGAATGTTTTTGGTGTGGCTCACATTTTCGCTTCTTTTAACGACACCTTTGTTCATGTGACTGATTTGTCTGGAAA ggAAACTATAGCTCGAGTCACCGGAGGCATGAAAGTAAAAGCTGATCGAGATGAGTCATCACCATATGCTGCTATGTTGGCTGCACAAGATGTTGCTGTTAGATGCAAAGAAATTGGAATCACTGCTctgcatgtcaaattaagggcTACTGGTGGTAACCGAACCAAAACTCCTGGACCAGGTGCACAGTCAGCTTTACGTGCCCTTGCTCGATCTGGTATGAAGATCGGACGAATTG AGGATGTGACACCTATTCCATCAGATTGTACCAGAAGAAAGGGTGGTCGTCGTGGAAGACGTTTGTAA